Sequence from the Nitrospinaceae bacterium genome:
AGCGTTTTTTATTATCTCGGGATGGTCTCCCGGATGACTGGAAATATCGAAGGGGCGGTCGATTATTTTAAAGCGGCTGTTGATCTCAACCCGCATTCCGTACAATCCAATTTCTATCTGGGGCTGACTTTGATGGAAATGGAGAAATGCCCGGAAGCCTGCGATGTTCTTCAGGAAGTGGTGCAGATCAAGCCCGATTTTGCTGAAGTACACTTTATGCTGGGCAGTTTATATACGGAAAGCATCAAAGATCCGGACAAGGCCGTCACTCATCTTAAAAAAGCGGAGAAATTGTTTGTCAAATTGGGGGATAACCTCCGCTTGTCCCATGTTCGGCAGATGTTGACCCGGCAATCGATCTGATCATCACCCGTTCAAACGATCCAAAAATTTTTATGGGAAAAATTTATGCATAAGGGTTGGTTTTCGAAGTCACACCGGATCATCGGTGGCGTGTGGGTCCCGGGCCTGTTGATTATTTTTTTGTTCGCCGGAGGGTCGATAGCGCAGACCTCTTCGGAAAATCTGAATCCGCAAAAAATGTCCGCCAATGAGGTGGTGGAGCGGGCGCTCACGGATTCTTTGTATTACAAATTTGACAAGTGGTTTGAAGTTTTTGAAAGAGAAATCAAACGCCTGGAAAATTCCGCAAAATCTCTGGAGAACAAAATTGAATTGATGGAATATAATTTTTATTTTTCCGGACTTTTGGGAGAGCTTTGTCATACCCTGGCGTTTACCAGCAAATATAAAATAAAAGAAGTTGCAGACCGGTTTATGTTTTACAGCTCCCGCGCGAAAGCGCTGGCCAAGGAAATTCTGGACACTCCCGGTCTGACGGTTCAGCAACAGGCGCAGGCGTACTTGTACCTGGGCGGAGCGGAAGGTTATATTGGCATCTTCGAATACGGCGAAGGGAATCTTATCAACGCCCTGGTCAACGGCTTTCAGGCGGACACCCATCTGGAAAAAGCCCTTGCGTTGGACTCGACCCAGGTGGACGCGCACTTTGGATTGGGAATTTACCGGTACGGAAACAGCCGCCTTGGAGGATTCGGAAATTTCATCATGCAGGGGGGGCGTGATCTTCGGAAAAAAGGACTCGACCACATAGAGCGCGCCATCCGCGAAAAGGCGCCTTCCAAACCTCTGGCTCTCAAAACCCTCGCCTGGTTTTACATCTCCGAGCAAGTGAATCCACAAAACGGGAAAATCCCGGCGGGTCAACAATTGTCTGTTTCTTCCTCGCGTTCCAAGGCGATTGAGTTCATGGAAGCGTTGGAGACGGAGTATTTTGCCAACCCACCCTACACCGACTTCAAAGGCAACAAGGAACTCGCCATGATGCAGGCCCTGCAATATATTCTGGATTCCGATTATCCGAACGCCAAGGCTAAATTTCAAAAAGTCCTGGATATTTCTGAAGACCTGAAGAACAACCGGGGATTTGCCATCAATCCCCAGTTGACCGATTCGGTGCAGGCGGGGATCGAATTCAGCGATCTGATGTTGATGGCTTCCGCGAAAAAGGATGAGGTGGGAATCCGTTCCGCTTGTCTGAAAGTCAATGACCAGTTGAACTTTTTAAATAGTGGAGGAGCCATGGTGGAATATGACTCCAAAAAAATCCGCAGTGAACTCCATTCGCTTTTTGCCGGCAGGCTCCTGGGAGTTTCCCAGGAAATGAAATGTTGATTGTCTTTCTCTGTCCTAGTCTCCCCGTTTTTAGACTTTCCCGATAAGAAGTTCCCTGAGTGACCTCCGTTTTGAGAACGCCAGAGATGTTTTCTCAAAATATTTCTCCTGAAGATGTAAGGAATCCACTGTTTTACGGACGTTAGATTGATCGAATATTTTTATTGATTGCGCGTTCCATTGAAATTTTAATTGAGGGAACTCATGTTTAGAATTGATTCAATAACGGAGGATGCGGCAGAGGGCCGTGTCAAGGCGGTTTATGATGACTTAAGGGATTCCACTGGCATCGTACCCAATGTTTTTAAGGTTTTAAGCATATGGCCTGAGGGATTGGAACTGTATGTCGCCATGTTTAAAACGATGATGCTGGACAACACCAGCCTGACCCGGGTCGTCAAAGAGATGATTGCCGCTACTGTGTCCAGGCTAAACCAATGCGATTATTGTTTGGGGCATCACCAGAATTTCATGACCCAGTATGGAATTTCCTCTGAAATTTCAGAGCAAGTCGTGAACGATCCACAAACGGCTGAAATATCGGATGGAGAAAAAAAGTTGCTCACGTATGTGGAGAAAATGACTCGCCACGCCTACAAGGTTTTAGACGCGGATATTGAAGCCTTAAAAAAGGTGGGCTGGACCCATGAACAGATTTTAGAGGCGACTTTGATCTGCGCTTTGTTCAATGCCCTCAACCGGTTTGCGGATGCCCTGGGAGTCCAGCCGGAAGCATGAGAATTGTTCTGGACGAAAGCATTTCCAAAGAAGGAGTGCCGTTGTGTTTTTTCCTGACAGTTTGAATAAGGCGTTGCTTTTGCGAATCGTTTTAGGAGGGTGGTCGATTTTCCTCCTTGCAGGGTTTGATTATTCCCAACACAGTATTCCCGTCGATGAAATCTTTTCAGGCGGACCGCAGAAAGATGGAATTCCCTCTATCGACAGGCCTGTTTTTGTGACAATCAACCAAGCTGATGGTTTCCTTAAAAATGAAGACCGCATACTGGGTTTGTCGAGAAACGGTGTTGCCAAGGCGTATCCAATCAAAATCCTCAATTGGCATGAGATTGTTAACGACAAAATTGGCAAACAGGCGGTGGTGGTGACGTTTTGCCCCCTGTGCGGCACAGGAATGGTTTTCGATGCCGAGGTCGCAGGGCAGGAACTCACTTTCGGGGTTTCCGGTTTGCTCTATCAAAGCGATATGTTGCTCTACGACAGAAAGACCGAAAGCCTGTGGTCGCAAATCAAGACGGAAGCTGTGACCGGTCCGATGACAGGCACGCGTTTAAAACTACTGTCTTCCACGCAAACCACCTGGGAACAATGGAAGAAAAAACATCCTAAGACGCTCGTTCTTTCAGAGAATACCGGTTATCACCGGGACTATGACCGCGACCCCTATATGGGGTATTACACCAGCTCCAGATTGATGTTCGGGGTGAAAAACAGGAACCGGGATTTTCATCCCAAGGAGCGGGTGATTGGCGTCGATCTCGGCGGGACGGTCAAGGCTTATCCGTTTTCAGAACTAGCGAAGGCGAAACAGCCGGTCGTGGATAAATTAAATGGCGCCCCGGTTGAAGTGGTGTTTGATAAAAAATCGCAAACCGCAGTGATCCGGGATGAAAAAGGCCGCGAAATACCTTCCGTGGTCGGTTTTTGGTTCGCATGGTTCGCCTTTCACCCCGAAACCGAAGTTTATAGAGGGAGCCCGTGATCAAAGGCTAAAATTCGTATTTACGGATGAGACGAACCACAGCAGTCTCTGCGCTGTTACACCCGCAGGCAGTGCTCCCTAAATCCGTCACAAAGACGCACAAAATGTTTTTCCACATGGGTGAAATTGCCATCTTTCCGATGATCTTCAGCGTTTAGTCAATCCTCGAATCGCTTGACAGCTTTTATTTTTTTAAGAATATTTAGTCTTTACATACTTTGACTGAGACTTTGCTCTCCTATTACTAAGGAAATCTGTAAATGTAAAGTAAGCCGAAAACGATTGATTCGCAAAGGTGATGAGAAACCTCCCAGTGAAGCAAAAATTTTTTTGGGATTTTTTGTGTTCTTAATCTGAAAGGGAAATTAAACGAAATGACGAGTTCTAAATTTCGCTAATGAAACTGGGAATTTCTCCAAAGCCTGCCGGTTTTTCGGCCTTTCCCGGCAATCATTTCACCTCTGGAAACGGTCCTACGAAAAATTCGGAGAACAAGGGCTGGCTCCTAAAAACCTGGTGTCTCCACAGAATATTCAAAAAACCAGATGGTTCTAAAACAAAACGTTTTCAATGTCCAGCCATTGATGACGCTACCCGTATTCGGGCCTTAAAAATCTATGAAAAACACACGCAACAACATGCGATCTATTTCATCGACTATGGTATAGAAAAATTCCCTTTTTGTATCCAAAGCGTCCGAACAGATAATGGGCATGAATTTCAATCAAAGTTTCATTGGCATGTTGCGGTTTTAGGAATGCGACACGCTTATATCCAACCCAGAACACCCCGGCTCAACGAAAAAGTCAAGCGATCTCATAAAACCGATCAGCAAGAGTTCTACCAATTATTCGAATATTCTGGCGATGTCGACCTGGGAGAGAAACTAAAAACCTGGGAAAATTTCTACAATTTCGACAGACTTCATGGCGCTTTTTCAGGAAAGACACCCTATGCAATCTTAAAAGAAAAAATGAAGTTGTAAGGCCTGTGGACTCTGTGTAAAAATGCAAAACATTTTTTCACAAGCCCACAGGAAATTCGCCAACGTAGCTCGTTTCATTACAAATTTAGTCTAGTGCCCATGCGTTTTCGCGAACCTTCGTTTTTTTCGCAACTATATTAAAGAACATCCTTTCGTTAATTTCCTCGATAAATCCCCCGATAGGGTAACAGTGGGTCGAATTAGCGGTATAATATTTGTCAAGTATTCTGCAGGTGAAATCCCTTAAAGAAAATTTGCTTCAACGGAATGATGCTTCAATACACGACATTAATGAATGTGTATTGAGCCGCAGTACACCCCGCCACATTGTCACAGGAGCCAGGAATGAAAATCGGATTTGTAGGATTGGGAAAAATGGGGTCCAACATGGTCGAGCGCCTATTAAATGGCGGTCACGAAGCGGCAGTTTATGACAGGTCGCTGGAGGCGGTAGACGCTTTGGCGGGAAAAGGCGCCACAGGTTCCAGATCTCTAACCGAACTGGTTGAAAACCTACCGGATCGCAAAGTGGTTTGGCTCATGGTTCCGGCAGGAAAACCGGTGGATGAAACCATCGCCGAATTGACTCCCATGTTAAAAGACGGCGGCGTCATCATCGATGGAGGAAACTCGAACTGGAGGGAAACGCAAACCCGCGCAAAGGATCTGGAAGCTCGGGGAATCGATTATATCGACTGCGGAACCAGCGGTGGCGTGTGGGGGTTGAAAAACGGGTATTGCCTGATGGCCGGAGGAAAAGATTCGGTTTGCAGAGAACTGGAACCAGTATTTAACACACTGGCTCCACCGGACGGTTATTTATACTGCGGGACCAGCGGCGCCGGGCACTTCGTCAAAATGGTTCATAACGGGATCGAATACGGCATGATGCAAGCCTATGCCGAAGGGTTCGAAATCATGGAAAAGTCGCCCTTTGATCTGGATATTCTGGGAATCAGTAAAGTCTGGCAGCGCGGGAGCGTGGTCCGGTCGTGGTTGCTGGAGCTTGCCGAACTGGCGTTTCAAGAAGACCCCAAGCTTTCCGCAGTCAAAAGCTATGTGCAGGACAGCGGTGAAGGGCGGTGGACCGTTCAGGCGGCAATGGATTTTGACGTCCCCGCTCCGGTGATCACGATGTCTCTTTTAGCCCGGTTTCAATCCCGTCAGACCGACTCATTTGCCATGAAAGTCCTGGCGGCCCTCAGAAACCAGTTTGGCGGCCATTCAATAAAAAGGAAATAAAATGGAGAAACCCGATAACTGCATCCTTGTCATTTTTGGTGCATCAGGAGATTTGAGCAGAAGAAAGCTGATTCCGTCATTGTTTGATTTGCATCGACTCGATTTTCTTCCGCAGAATTTTTCTGTGCTGGGGGTAGGCCGGTCGAAGCTCACCGATACTAAATTCCGTGACCGGATGATGGAAAGCGTGGAAGAATTTTCCGATGACAAGCCCATTGATAAGGAAGAATTGCAGACCTTTTTGAAAAAATTTCATTTTCTTTCCATCGATTCTTCCAACAGTGACGATTTTGCAAAATTAAAATCCAAACTGGAGAACCTGGATAAGCGTTACAAGATTGGTGGAAACTTTATTTATTACCTGGCGGTTCCACCCAGCACCTATGAACCCATCATTCAAAATCTCGGGATGCAGGGTCTGCAGAAGGAAAGTTCTTATCCGGTCGGTTGGAAGCGTTTGATCATCGAAAAACCTTTCGGATATGACCTGGAATCGGCCTTAAAACTGATGAAAACCATGACCCGTGTATTTCGCGAACCGCAGATTTACCGGATCGATCATTACCTGGGAAAAGAAACCGTTCAAAACATTCTGGTATTCAGATTCGCCAACGGCATTTTTGAGCCGTTGTGGAATCGAAATTATATTC
This genomic interval carries:
- a CDS encoding 6-phosphogluconate dehydrogenase, which gives rise to MKIGFVGLGKMGSNMVERLLNGGHEAAVYDRSLEAVDALAGKGATGSRSLTELVENLPDRKVVWLMVPAGKPVDETIAELTPMLKDGGVIIDGGNSNWRETQTRAKDLEARGIDYIDCGTSGGVWGLKNGYCLMAGGKDSVCRELEPVFNTLAPPDGYLYCGTSGAGHFVKMVHNGIEYGMMQAYAEGFEIMEKSPFDLDILGISKVWQRGSVVRSWLLELAELAFQEDPKLSAVKSYVQDSGEGRWTVQAAMDFDVPAPVITMSLLARFQSRQTDSFAMKVLAALRNQFGGHSIKRK
- a CDS encoding alkyl hydroperoxide reductase AhpD yields the protein MFRIDSITEDAAEGRVKAVYDDLRDSTGIVPNVFKVLSIWPEGLELYVAMFKTMMLDNTSLTRVVKEMIAATVSRLNQCDYCLGHHQNFMTQYGISSEISEQVVNDPQTAEISDGEKKLLTYVEKMTRHAYKVLDADIEALKKVGWTHEQILEATLICALFNALNRFADALGVQPEA